A region from the Paenibacillus humicola genome encodes:
- a CDS encoding Fpg/Nei family DNA glycosylase: protein MPEWPEMENYREQLAAKIAGQPIIGAEVSREKSINMDKETFIRELAGRTVWFVERRGKMLVFHLDNGKRLVLHLMLGGMIRFGGEEDLPGRSVQVAISFPNGTLSFIGLRLGYLHLLTAKEVAGKFSELGPDPFDVRLTPVRFRERFRGKRGSLKSALVDQHVLAGIGNCYADEIAFDAEVRPDARLQDLEPETWDRLYGSMRKVLREAASYGGYMEMPLSSEDTRTGGYNERCRVYDRGGEPCPRCGAAIEQGEIGGRKFFSCRSCQRDR from the coding sequence ATGCCGGAATGGCCGGAAATGGAAAACTATCGTGAGCAGCTGGCCGCTAAAATCGCCGGACAGCCGATTATCGGCGCGGAAGTCTCACGGGAAAAATCGATCAATATGGACAAAGAGACGTTCATCCGCGAGCTGGCGGGGCGGACCGTATGGTTCGTCGAACGGCGCGGCAAAATGCTCGTCTTTCATCTGGACAACGGCAAGCGGCTGGTGCTGCACCTGATGCTCGGCGGTATGATCCGGTTCGGCGGCGAAGAGGATTTGCCCGGCCGCTCCGTTCAGGTGGCCATCTCGTTTCCGAACGGAACACTGAGCTTTATCGGGCTGCGTCTCGGCTATCTCCATCTGCTGACGGCAAAAGAGGTTGCCGGGAAATTTTCGGAGCTCGGGCCCGATCCGTTCGATGTCCGGCTGACGCCGGTGAGATTCAGGGAGCGGTTCCGCGGCAAAAGGGGCTCTTTGAAAAGCGCGCTCGTCGACCAGCACGTGCTGGCGGGCATCGGAAACTGCTACGCCGACGAGATCGCGTTCGACGCCGAGGTGCGGCCGGACGCGCGGCTGCAGGACCTGGAGCCGGAGACGTGGGACCGCCTATACGGCTCGATGCGGAAGGTGCTCCGCGAAGCGGCATCTTACGGCGGTTATATGGAAATGCCGCTGTCGTCCGAGGATACGCGGACAGGCGGCTACAACGAACGCTGCCGCGTCTACGACAGGGGCGGCGAGCCCTGCCCCCGCTGCGGCGCCGCGATCGAGCAGGGGGAAATCGGCGGGCGCAAATTTTTCAGCTGCCGCTCCTGCCAGCGGGACAGGTAA